From a region of the Sporosarcina ureilytica genome:
- a CDS encoding Spo0B domain-containing protein, whose product MKEEQLTLAQALKFTRHDFLNDLQIILMNIDLGNTERAKKTILATTNKMKQHSLLSSLSLPRTEIWLATFEWIHTSFDKLLTCHVKAPISNVSDDDLVSSLQKLIKQVENVLDPLSEYEAHFDILSVKEEWAIIMSVTGKLPKLEAKSRKEKTFTIEEKFAENLWTFTIRGR is encoded by the coding sequence ATGAAGGAAGAGCAGCTAACCTTAGCGCAGGCGTTGAAGTTCACGCGTCATGACTTTTTAAACGACCTCCAAATCATACTAATGAATATCGATTTAGGGAATACTGAGCGAGCAAAGAAAACAATTTTAGCGACTACCAATAAAATGAAGCAACATTCATTGTTATCCTCGTTAAGTTTACCGAGAACAGAAATATGGTTGGCAACTTTCGAGTGGATACATACTTCTTTTGATAAATTGTTAACATGTCATGTAAAAGCTCCTATTTCAAATGTGAGCGATGACGACCTCGTTTCATCTTTACAAAAATTGATTAAACAAGTTGAAAATGTGTTAGATCCTCTTTCGGAGTATGAAGCTCATTTTGATATTTTATCAGTCAAAGAAGAATGGGCAATTATAATGTCAGTGACAGGCAAATTACCAAAACTAGAAGCTAAGTCGAGAAAAGAAAAGACTTTTACAATTGAAGAGAAATTTGCAGAGAATTTATGGACGTTCACAATACGTGGACGATAG
- the rplU gene encoding 50S ribosomal protein L21 encodes MYAIIETGGKQIKVEQGQEIYVEKVAGEANDVVTFDKVLFVGGDDVKVGAPYVEGASVTAKVVEQGRGKKITIFTYKPKNNDAKKKGHRQPYTKVVIEGINA; translated from the coding sequence ATGTACGCAATTATTGAAACTGGTGGAAAACAAATTAAAGTTGAACAAGGTCAAGAAATCTACGTTGAAAAAGTAGCTGGTGAAGCTAACGACGTTGTTACATTTGACAAAGTTCTTTTCGTAGGCGGCGACGACGTAAAAGTTGGTGCTCCTTACGTAGAAGGTGCTTCTGTTACAGCGAAAGTTGTAGAACAGGGCCGTGGTAAAAAAATTACGATTTTCACTTATAAGCCAAAAAATAATGATGCCAAGAAAAAAGGTCATCGTCAGCCATACACTAAAGTTGTAATCGAAGGCATTAACGCATAA
- the mreD gene encoding rod shape-determining protein MreD — protein sequence MIRSVIPLMISVLFFMEPVFSLFSPITYANTLLTLVPRFVIVCLIFISIYGSRKQAIIYGIIFGLLYDIFYIDIIGIYAFLYPLICLIASGIIRYIHRHIVTVIGLTLLLIALLEIFSYGFASLISVTSIGFEEFFKGRLIPTMLANSLFVIMFSWFFKKIIEEKILHKSSDVM from the coding sequence ATGATTCGATCTGTCATCCCTTTGATGATTTCAGTTCTTTTTTTCATGGAGCCAGTTTTTAGTCTGTTTTCTCCGATAACGTACGCAAATACTTTGCTGACGCTTGTTCCACGATTTGTGATCGTTTGTCTCATTTTTATTTCAATTTATGGAAGTCGTAAACAAGCGATCATCTATGGAATTATCTTTGGGCTCTTGTATGATATCTTTTACATTGATATTATTGGGATATACGCTTTTTTATATCCACTCATTTGTTTGATAGCGTCCGGAATTATTCGCTATATCCATAGACATATTGTGACAGTTATTGGATTAACTTTATTACTTATTGCACTTTTAGAAATATTTTCATATGGATTTGCAAGTTTAATTTCCGTTACATCTATTGGATTTGAGGAGTTTTTTAAAGGAAGACTCATTCCAACAATGCTAGCTAATTCTTTATTTGTGATAATGTTTAGTTGGTTTTTTAAAAAAATCATTGAAGAGAAAATATTGCATAAATCATCTGATGTTATGTAA
- the radC gene encoding RadC family protein: protein MKLDEKPQMMIRDVHLADRPRERLIRQGASSLSNQELIAILLRTGTKQESVLALANRILTSFDKIQDFQYATLEECMKVKGVGQAKAVQLLAAVELGKRVHRKDSRERYVIRSPEDAANYLMTDMTSLQQEHFVALFLNVKNEVLHKETIFIGSLNASIVHPRELFREAVKRSAASIICAHNHPSGNPAPSPEDIEVTKRLVAAGDMMGIDVLDHLVIGDHQFISLKEKGYM from the coding sequence ATGAAACTGGATGAAAAGCCACAAATGATGATTCGGGACGTTCATCTTGCGGACAGGCCCCGAGAGCGTCTTATTAGGCAAGGTGCGAGCAGTTTATCCAATCAAGAACTAATTGCGATTTTACTAAGGACCGGTACAAAACAAGAGTCAGTCCTTGCGCTAGCCAATCGCATCCTAACCTCTTTTGATAAAATACAAGACTTCCAATATGCGACGCTAGAAGAATGTATGAAAGTGAAAGGGGTTGGACAAGCAAAGGCAGTTCAACTCTTGGCCGCTGTAGAGCTTGGTAAAAGAGTGCACCGGAAGGACTCAAGAGAGCGATATGTCATACGTTCACCAGAGGATGCTGCAAATTATTTAATGACGGATATGACGTCATTACAACAAGAACATTTTGTTGCTTTATTTTTAAATGTTAAAAATGAAGTATTACATAAAGAAACGATTTTTATTGGTTCATTAAATGCTTCGATTGTTCATCCAAGGGAGCTTTTTCGTGAAGCGGTAAAACGTTCCGCGGCTTCCATTATTTGTGCGCATAATCATCCATCAGGCAATCCCGCGCCATCGCCTGAAGATATTGAAGTGACGAAGAGATTGGTGGCAGCAGGTGATATGATGGGGATAGATGTACTAGATCATCTCGTAATAGGGGACCATCAGTTCATAAGCCTAAAAGAAAAAGGGTACATGTGA
- the pheA gene encoding prephenate dehydratase: protein MSDHDYTPIIAYLGPEASFTHVAANELFGSDGLSAKPTIPDCVEAVSSGRATYAVVPLENALEGSVPLTIDYMFNERDLFINAELSIPIQQHLMVNQAQADALDSIESVHSHPHALAQCHKYLLYQYRGVPLIQSTSTAAAAKYVSENPDKKIAAIGNRLACEKYNLHMAEENIHDFHFNHTRFVVLSQRNGKLEKRGHTEMPKTTLMVKLPKDDRPGVLHQVLSVFSWRKLNLTKIESRPLKTGLGNYFFIIDVLEDEEAPLMKGAMEELKALDCSVRSFGTYYSYEQQPIRPK, encoded by the coding sequence TTGAGTGATCATGATTATACACCGATAATTGCGTATCTTGGGCCAGAAGCATCCTTTACGCACGTCGCTGCAAATGAATTATTTGGTTCAGATGGTTTATCTGCAAAACCTACGATACCTGACTGTGTGGAGGCTGTTAGTTCTGGACGGGCTACTTATGCAGTCGTCCCGCTTGAAAATGCATTGGAAGGGTCAGTGCCGCTTACGATTGACTATATGTTTAATGAACGTGACTTGTTTATTAATGCGGAGTTATCGATTCCAATACAACAACATTTAATGGTCAATCAAGCACAAGCGGATGCTTTGGATTCAATAGAGTCCGTCCATTCGCATCCTCATGCGCTCGCTCAGTGTCATAAATATTTATTATATCAATATCGAGGGGTTCCATTAATTCAATCGACCTCGACTGCGGCAGCAGCAAAGTATGTATCTGAAAACCCAGATAAAAAGATTGCAGCTATCGGGAATCGACTAGCGTGTGAGAAATATAATTTACATATGGCAGAAGAAAATATTCATGATTTTCATTTTAATCACACGCGGTTTGTTGTATTGTCCCAACGAAACGGAAAACTAGAGAAGCGTGGGCATACGGAAATGCCAAAAACGACTTTGATGGTTAAGTTACCGAAAGATGATCGACCAGGTGTCCTTCACCAAGTGTTATCCGTCTTTTCATGGCGAAAATTAAACCTAACTAAAATTGAATCTCGTCCTTTAAAAACAGGGTTAGGAAATTATTTCTTTATCATCGATGTTTTGGAAGACGAAGAGGCTCCATTAATGAAAGGAGCGATGGAAGAATTAAAAGCACTAGATTGTTCCGTCCGTTCTTTTGGTACATATTATTCATATGAACAGCAACCGATACGTCCAAAATAA
- the rpmA gene encoding 50S ribosomal protein L27 has protein sequence MLRLDLQFFASKKGAGSTKNGRDSEAKRLGAKRADGQFVTGGSILYRQRGTKIHPGENVGRGSDDTLFAKIDGIVRFERLGRSKTKVSVYAEAQEA, from the coding sequence ATGCTACGTTTAGATCTCCAGTTTTTCGCATCGAAAAAAGGAGCGGGTTCTACAAAGAACGGTCGTGACTCTGAAGCGAAACGTCTAGGCGCAAAACGCGCTGATGGACAATTCGTAACAGGTGGTTCGATTCTTTACCGTCAACGCGGAACAAAAATTCACCCAGGTGAAAACGTTGGTCGCGGAAGCGACGATACACTATTCGCAAAAATCGATGGTATCGTACGTTTCGAACGTCTAGGACGCTCAAAAACAAAAGTAAGCGTTTATGCTGAAGCACAAGAAGCATAA
- a CDS encoding M50 family metallopeptidase encodes MKVRLHPILIPVFLFLLVSGNVSIYTLIFVSLLIHEAGHLVAAKMVGLRVRSCTIMPYGGELTIPGRHAVRRRKRFYVALGGPAATLFLLILAMVIPFSATDLLIRIQLILLAVNLLPFLPLDGGQALSAFIEKKGKEYEARLAMIVHSMIFYSIVIITLSFSLPQTIPYIVLASFLLIQNISAFRYRKYEKALFNLKK; translated from the coding sequence ATGAAAGTACGCCTGCATCCTATTCTAATTCCTGTCTTTTTATTTCTACTCGTTTCGGGAAATGTATCTATTTATACGTTAATCTTCGTATCCCTTTTAATTCATGAGGCGGGACATTTAGTGGCCGCTAAAATGGTTGGTCTCCGCGTCAGGTCATGCACAATTATGCCTTACGGTGGTGAACTAACCATTCCAGGACGACATGCTGTGCGTCGTCGTAAGCGTTTTTATGTCGCGCTTGGTGGTCCAGCTGCGACTTTGTTTTTACTTATACTTGCAATGGTCATCCCTTTTTCCGCAACGGATCTTTTAATTCGTATTCAACTTATTTTATTGGCTGTAAATTTATTACCTTTTTTGCCTCTAGATGGCGGACAGGCGTTAAGTGCATTCATTGAGAAAAAAGGTAAAGAATACGAGGCGAGACTGGCGATGATTGTTCATTCAATGATTTTTTATAGTATCGTCATCATTACGCTTAGCTTTTCATTGCCGCAGACAATTCCTTATATTGTGCTCGCTTCTTTTCTGTTAATCCAAAATATTTCCGCGTTTCGCTACCGAAAATATGAAAAAGCTTTATTTAACTTAAAGAAGTAA
- a CDS encoding ACT domain-containing protein, producing the protein MKRLGEGRFYLVREDVLTESMLKTIEVKKLLASGEASTIQEATKNIGLSRSAFYKYRDTVFPFESVARERILTIFIQLEDRKGSLATLLSIVSEAKCNVLTIHQTIPVQGRANVTLSLDVTAMAIKMDSFIQRLKSPDFVESASVISSGAL; encoded by the coding sequence ATGAAGCGATTAGGAGAGGGGCGTTTTTATCTAGTAAGAGAAGATGTCTTGACAGAATCCATGCTTAAAACGATTGAAGTAAAGAAGTTATTGGCATCAGGTGAAGCATCTACCATTCAAGAAGCAACGAAAAACATTGGGTTATCCCGAAGTGCTTTTTATAAATACCGTGATACTGTATTTCCGTTTGAATCTGTTGCACGGGAGAGAATCTTGACGATCTTTATCCAATTGGAAGATCGAAAAGGTTCTCTTGCAACACTTTTAAGCATTGTGTCAGAAGCCAAGTGTAATGTGTTGACGATACACCAAACAATCCCTGTTCAAGGGCGGGCAAACGTTACATTATCATTAGATGTCACTGCGATGGCCATAAAAATGGACAGTTTTATACAACGATTGAAATCACCTGATTTCGTGGAATCAGCTTCCGTCATTAGTTCGGGAGCTTTGTAA
- a CDS encoding peptidoglycan DD-metalloendopeptidase family protein has translation MKWKTKWLLAFILVLGIVGVTKLEELGIIHKPVSQYVTTGQDFLVMKKWVASMLDNPEDELLAVNYENSLLGSYESLQPFKEGVIISYPQPIAIEAQRDGLVIFTGIKRQTGKTITVLYDDGDEVTYGFVGSFSKLPYTSVKRGDTLALMEEEALFFMVKRDGANLDASLLPAYLSGSVE, from the coding sequence GTGAAGTGGAAAACAAAATGGCTACTGGCTTTCATTCTTGTACTAGGAATTGTAGGGGTTACTAAACTAGAAGAACTGGGTATTATTCACAAACCCGTTTCACAATATGTAACGACAGGGCAAGACTTTTTGGTAATGAAAAAATGGGTTGCTTCTATGTTGGACAATCCGGAAGATGAGTTGCTGGCGGTAAATTATGAAAACTCATTATTAGGTTCGTATGAATCGTTGCAACCGTTCAAAGAAGGCGTAATCATTTCTTATCCACAGCCAATTGCGATTGAGGCACAGCGGGATGGCCTCGTCATCTTTACAGGTATTAAGCGTCAAACAGGCAAGACGATAACTGTTCTTTATGATGATGGAGATGAAGTCACATATGGCTTTGTTGGTTCATTTAGCAAGCTTCCCTATACGTCAGTTAAAAGAGGAGATACACTTGCATTAATGGAGGAAGAAGCACTTTTCTTCATGGTAAAACGAGATGGTGCTAATTTAGACGCGTCGCTATTACCAGCTTACTTATCGGGTTCGGTGGAATGA
- the obgE gene encoding GTPase ObgE — MFVDHVKIYVKGGDGGDGMVAFRREKYIPYGGPAGGDGGKGADVVFEVDEGLRTLMDFRYQRHFKAPRGEHGMSKNKHGKNAEDMIVKVPPGTVVTEGENGPVVADLVEHGQRAVIARGGRGGRGNSRFATSQNPAPELSEKGEPGVERDIVLELKVLADVGLVGFPSVGKSTLLSVVSAAKPKIGDYHFTTLVPNLGMVETSDGRSFVLADLPGLIEGAHEGVGLGHQFLRHIERTRVIIHVIDMSGMEGRDPFEDYETIHEELKQYNLRLTERPQIIVANKMDMPDAEENLQAFKEKLDDDALIFPISAITRQGLDDLLFATADLLEVTPEFSLADVEDETENTVLYKHEMEESDFEISRDDDGAYVLSGYTIERLFKMTDFNFDQSVRKFARQMRGMGVDDALRERGAQNGDIVRILNFEFEFIE, encoded by the coding sequence ATGTTTGTTGATCACGTAAAAATATATGTAAAAGGCGGTGACGGCGGCGACGGTATGGTCGCATTCCGTAGAGAAAAATATATACCGTACGGGGGACCTGCCGGCGGAGATGGTGGAAAGGGTGCTGACGTTGTATTTGAAGTAGACGAAGGTCTCAGAACGTTAATGGATTTTCGTTATCAGCGCCATTTTAAAGCGCCTCGAGGAGAACACGGCATGAGTAAAAATAAACACGGTAAAAATGCCGAGGATATGATTGTCAAAGTGCCACCTGGAACTGTCGTAACAGAAGGGGAGAATGGGCCGGTTGTTGCAGACTTAGTGGAACACGGACAAAGAGCCGTTATCGCACGTGGTGGTCGGGGAGGACGTGGGAATAGTCGATTTGCTACGTCTCAAAATCCAGCACCTGAGTTATCTGAAAAAGGAGAGCCAGGCGTTGAGCGAGATATCGTGCTCGAATTAAAAGTATTGGCAGACGTTGGCCTTGTTGGATTCCCGAGTGTGGGAAAGTCAACCCTCCTATCAGTCGTATCCGCAGCAAAACCAAAAATTGGCGATTACCATTTTACAACACTCGTTCCAAATCTCGGCATGGTCGAAACGAGTGATGGAAGAAGTTTTGTGTTAGCAGATTTACCAGGTTTAATCGAAGGGGCGCATGAAGGGGTAGGTCTTGGTCATCAATTTCTACGTCATATTGAACGAACGCGTGTCATTATCCATGTGATTGATATGTCCGGCATGGAAGGTCGCGATCCTTTTGAAGATTATGAAACGATTCATGAAGAATTGAAGCAATATAATTTACGATTAACGGAACGTCCACAAATTATTGTGGCGAATAAAATGGATATGCCGGATGCGGAAGAAAATTTACAAGCATTCAAAGAAAAGTTAGATGACGATGCGCTTATTTTCCCAATCTCTGCAATTACACGTCAAGGATTGGATGATTTATTGTTTGCAACAGCTGATTTACTAGAAGTAACGCCTGAATTCTCATTGGCCGATGTAGAAGATGAAACTGAGAATACAGTGTTGTATAAACATGAAATGGAAGAGTCGGATTTTGAAATTTCACGAGACGACGACGGAGCATATGTCCTTTCCGGCTATACAATTGAGCGTTTATTCAAAATGACGGACTTTAACTTTGACCAATCTGTCCGTAAGTTTGCAAGACAAATGCGCGGTATGGGTGTTGACGATGCACTTCGCGAACGCGGCGCACAAAATGGCGACATTGTACGGATTCTAAATTTTGAATTTGAGTTTATAGAATAA
- a CDS encoding rod shape-determining protein has product MFGFGAKDVGIDLGTANTLVFIKGKGIVLREPSVVAKNTHTGEIVAVGSAAKNMIGRTPGSIIATRPMKDGVIADFEITTAMIEHYMKEAMKASGGSWKKPNVMVCVPYGITSVEQRAVIDASRQGGAKDAYTIEEPFAAAIGAGLPVWEPTGSMVVDIGGGTTEVAVISLGGIVTSESIRVGGDTMDHAISGYIRKTYNLTIGERTAEAIKLEIGSAKVEEETEKMEIRGRDLLTGLPKTIEISSDEIAGALRESITHIIEGVKKTLETTPPELSSDVMERGIVLTGGGALLRSLDRVISEETNMPVFIAEEPLDSVAIGTGKALDNFDIIKKMQAK; this is encoded by the coding sequence TTGTTTGGATTCGGTGCAAAAGATGTTGGTATAGATTTAGGTACAGCAAATACATTGGTGTTTATTAAAGGGAAAGGCATTGTATTAAGAGAGCCTTCCGTTGTTGCAAAAAATACGCATACAGGTGAAATTGTTGCAGTAGGAAGTGCTGCAAAAAATATGATTGGTCGTACACCAGGTTCAATTATTGCGACACGTCCAATGAAAGATGGCGTAATTGCTGATTTTGAAATTACAACTGCTATGATAGAGCATTATATGAAAGAAGCGATGAAAGCATCAGGCGGTTCCTGGAAAAAGCCAAATGTGATGGTCTGTGTGCCTTATGGCATTACTTCGGTTGAGCAAAGAGCGGTCATCGATGCATCCCGTCAAGGTGGCGCAAAAGACGCGTACACGATTGAAGAACCATTTGCAGCTGCAATTGGTGCGGGGCTGCCAGTTTGGGAACCGACAGGAAGTATGGTTGTTGATATTGGTGGCGGTACAACAGAAGTCGCGGTTATTTCACTTGGCGGAATTGTTACAAGTGAGTCAATTCGTGTCGGCGGAGATACAATGGATCACGCAATTTCAGGGTATATCCGTAAAACGTATAACTTAACTATTGGTGAACGAACAGCAGAAGCGATTAAATTAGAGATTGGCTCTGCAAAAGTTGAAGAAGAAACAGAGAAAATGGAAATCCGTGGACGAGATTTATTGACAGGTCTACCGAAGACGATTGAAATTTCCTCAGACGAAATTGCAGGTGCGTTGCGTGAATCCATTACTCATATTATTGAAGGTGTGAAGAAAACATTAGAAACGACACCTCCAGAACTTTCGTCAGACGTTATGGAACGTGGTATCGTCTTAACAGGGGGCGGCGCGTTATTACGTAGCCTCGACAGAGTCATTTCTGAAGAGACCAATATGCCTGTCTTCATCGCAGAAGAACCATTAGATTCCGTGGCGATTGGAACAGGAAAAGCTTTAGATAACTTTGACATCATCAAAAAAATGCAAGCGAAATAA
- the mreC gene encoding rod shape-determining protein MreC codes for MPRFFSNKRLILLLVGVIVLVALISFTLRDRHNASLPERIVKDVVGFGQTIFSKPTHFITGVIGNVDGILNTYEENKILKERLNEYASVQAELTEVRIENKELREIIGKQEDLNAYQPIHATVISRNPDQWEEKIILDKGSKHGVKQNMAVITSRGLIGKVVVVTDFYSTVELLSTENRNFRVSAVIRSKEADDQSAFGLIEGFDRERGELIMRRIDTDYEIQIGEKVISSGLGGIFPKGLPIGEVTEVSTDDYGLTKMVYIRPAAQFSMLDHVIITQRTSVTVEGTDGNGTVGTEGEDGS; via the coding sequence ATGCCGCGATTTTTTTCAAATAAACGATTGATTTTATTGCTTGTAGGCGTAATTGTCCTCGTTGCATTAATTTCATTCACCTTAAGAGACCGGCATAACGCTTCCCTGCCAGAAAGAATTGTAAAAGATGTTGTCGGTTTTGGACAAACGATATTCTCAAAGCCAACGCATTTTATTACTGGGGTTATTGGGAATGTCGACGGAATTTTGAATACATATGAAGAAAATAAAATATTAAAAGAGCGTCTGAATGAATACGCTTCCGTGCAAGCAGAGCTTACGGAAGTTCGAATTGAAAACAAAGAGTTGCGCGAAATTATCGGTAAACAAGAAGATTTGAATGCTTATCAGCCAATTCATGCAACAGTGATTTCCAGAAACCCAGATCAGTGGGAAGAGAAAATTATTTTAGATAAAGGCTCAAAGCATGGTGTTAAACAAAATATGGCCGTGATTACCTCGAGAGGTTTAATTGGAAAAGTTGTTGTCGTCACGGATTTTTATTCAACAGTAGAATTGCTTTCGACGGAGAATCGAAATTTCCGCGTTTCGGCAGTTATACGCAGTAAAGAAGCCGATGATCAATCCGCTTTCGGGCTCATTGAAGGGTTTGATCGTGAACGTGGCGAATTGATTATGAGGCGTATAGATACTGACTATGAAATTCAAATTGGAGAAAAAGTCATTTCTTCTGGATTGGGTGGAATTTTTCCTAAAGGTTTACCAATCGGCGAGGTGACTGAAGTGTCTACAGATGATTACGGTCTGACGAAGATGGTTTATATCCGACCTGCTGCACAGTTCTCAATGTTAGACCATGTCATTATCACGCAGCGGACGTCTGTGACAGTTGAAGGAACGGATGGCAATGGAACTGTCGGTACGGAGGGGGAGGATGGATCATGA
- the minD gene encoding septum site-determining protein MinD has product MGEAIVITSGKGGVGKTTTTANLGTALALQGKKVCLVDTDIGLRNLDVILGLENRIIYDLVDVIEGRCKIHQALVKDKRFEEGLFLLPAAQTTDKNAINADQMKVLVEELKRDYDYILIDCPAGIEQGYKNAVAGADRAIVVTTPEISAVRDADRIIGLLEQEDIEPPKLIINRIKRNLINNNDALDVNDITTHLSIDLLGIIMDDEQVISSSNKGEPIVMDPSNSAALGYRNIARRILGESVPLMSIEQNRNGFFSKLKSIFVK; this is encoded by the coding sequence GTGGGAGAAGCAATTGTAATAACATCGGGTAAAGGTGGTGTCGGTAAGACGACGACAACGGCTAACCTTGGAACGGCACTTGCGCTCCAAGGAAAGAAGGTTTGTCTCGTCGATACTGATATCGGCCTCCGTAATCTTGATGTCATCCTCGGTCTCGAAAATCGAATTATTTATGATTTAGTTGATGTCATTGAAGGGCGATGTAAGATTCACCAAGCGCTCGTAAAAGATAAACGTTTTGAGGAAGGTTTATTTTTACTGCCTGCTGCACAAACGACAGATAAAAATGCAATTAACGCGGACCAAATGAAAGTATTGGTTGAAGAGTTGAAGCGAGACTATGATTATATTTTAATCGATTGTCCTGCAGGTATTGAGCAAGGGTATAAAAACGCAGTAGCAGGTGCAGACCGAGCAATCGTTGTCACAACGCCAGAAATTTCTGCTGTTCGTGATGCGGACCGCATTATCGGTTTACTAGAACAAGAAGATATTGAACCGCCGAAACTGATAATCAATCGAATTAAACGTAATTTAATAAACAATAATGATGCATTGGATGTCAATGATATCACAACGCATTTATCCATTGATTTATTAGGAATTATCATGGACGATGAACAAGTGATTAGTTCATCAAATAAGGGTGAACCAATTGTGATGGACCCATCAAATTCCGCTGCTCTTGGTTACCGGAATATTGCACGACGAATTCTTGGAGAATCCGTCCCATTAATGTCAATAGAACAAAACAGAAATGGATTTTTTAGTAAATTAAAGTCTATTTTTGTGAAATAA
- a CDS encoding ribosomal-processing cysteine protease Prp, translated as MIKVKIEKGQSDRIKSFEMSGHAHFAEHGKDLVCAGASAVSFGALNAVIALTGNTPTIDQGADGGYLKVIFSEDEIENDDIQLIIKAMIVSLQTIEQDYGQHIKIIFKK; from the coding sequence ATGATTAAAGTGAAGATTGAAAAAGGGCAATCAGACCGCATTAAATCATTCGAAATGTCTGGACATGCTCATTTCGCTGAACATGGAAAAGACTTAGTGTGTGCCGGCGCATCTGCCGTGTCATTTGGTGCCCTAAATGCCGTTATTGCATTAACAGGGAATACACCTACGATTGACCAAGGCGCAGATGGCGGTTACTTAAAAGTTATTTTTTCTGAAGATGAAATCGAGAATGACGACATTCAATTGATTATAAAAGCGATGATTGTTTCTTTGCAGACGATTGAACAAGACTACGGGCAACATATAAAAATCATCTTCAAGAAGTAG
- the minC gene encoding septum site-determining protein MinC encodes MTKQQYVAIKGTKDGLVLRLDDKCAYSDLLAELRSKVSESGLEGLSEVQVDIGYRYCNESELKEIMNIIHSSPNLRISKIQSDVLTVEECNARILEKQSETFIGIVRSGQVVKAEGDLVVIGDVNPNARVVAGGSIYVLGRLKGIAHAGANGNTESVIAASWLEATHLMIADKMELMTDELTILSEQPEMECAYIHTNGFITIDRLQELRIIRPHLSSFKGGI; translated from the coding sequence ATGACGAAACAGCAATATGTAGCGATTAAAGGGACGAAAGACGGCCTTGTTCTTCGACTTGACGACAAATGTGCCTATTCAGATTTGCTAGCGGAACTCCGTAGCAAAGTATCGGAAAGCGGACTAGAAGGTTTATCGGAAGTCCAGGTCGATATCGGGTACCGATATTGTAATGAAAGCGAATTGAAGGAAATTATGAACATTATTCATAGTTCACCTAATTTACGGATATCAAAAATTCAAAGTGATGTGCTAACAGTTGAAGAATGCAATGCCCGGATACTTGAAAAACAATCAGAAACATTTATTGGCATCGTTCGTTCAGGACAAGTTGTTAAAGCTGAAGGAGACTTAGTCGTTATCGGAGACGTAAACCCCAATGCGCGTGTAGTTGCAGGAGGGAGCATCTATGTTCTTGGTAGGCTAAAAGGAATTGCCCATGCGGGTGCCAATGGAAATACAGAGTCAGTTATTGCAGCGTCGTGGCTTGAAGCTACACATTTAATGATTGCGGATAAAATGGAGTTAATGACAGACGAATTAACCATTCTATCCGAACAACCAGAAATGGAATGTGCGTATATTCATACAAATGGTTTCATTACGATTGATCGCTTGCAAGAACTACGCATTATAAGACCACATTTATCATCATTTAAAGGGGGCATCTAA